In Aquila chrysaetos chrysaetos chromosome 2, bAquChr1.4, whole genome shotgun sequence, the following are encoded in one genomic region:
- the ZFYVE19 gene encoding abscission/NoCut checkpoint regulator yields the protein MDSRCYGCASKFSVFKKECGCKNCGRSFCSGCLSFSAVVPRCGSTQQKVCKQCHGKLTGEGSQSSSAKWSPPENYKKRVAAFEAKQNQLKEQQKAAAKPPGQAGSRYRGLSKQDRAIAERLERLREERKPKSIPTQAEIEARLAALKEDCWGPVPSTQEMEDRLAVLQGRDPPSQAPRPVHQPPDTRSLVQQTDDLLTQLSEEVAIDEHYRPRVQPQAVSSQSLNDLNRESEDFVCLENLDPKQLEEEKNKLLAEAAAELREENTRQEKILQVAKRLAALRGEDPEKVTLETYKLPDSDEEVAEEEAIRRVLKQLAEEAALDEASGFNIPPDQTTQAGPSQQNLCKKAKQKSQIPTTTALARADDSDEDELPWCCICNEDATLRCHGCDGDLYCQRCFREGHDEFDLKDHHTSRYQLPCK from the exons ATGGATAGCCGGTGCTATGGGTGTGCGTCCAAGTTCTCTGTCTTCAAGAAAGAG TGTGGATGCAAGAACTGCGGACGGTCGTTCTGCTCGGGCTGCCTGAGCTTCAGTGCTGTTGTCCCCCGCTGTGGAAGCACTCAGCAGAAGGTGTGCAAGCAGTGTCATGGAAAACTAACTGG agagggATCTCAAAGCAGTTCAGCAAAATGGTCGCCACCAGAAAACTACAAAAA GCGTGTAGCAGCCTTTGAGGCTaagcaaaaccagctgaaagAACAACAGAAGGCAGCTGCAAAACCCCCAGGTCAAGCAGGCTCCAGATACCGGGGGCTCTCAAAACAGGATAGAGCTATTGCAGAGAGACTGGAGAGGctcagggaggaaaggaaaccGA AATCCATCCCTACTCAGGCTGAGATTGAAGCTAGGCTGGCTGCCCTGAAGGAGGACTGCTGGGGACCTGTTCCGTCCACACAGGAAATGGAGGACCGGTTGGCTGTCCTTCAGGGGAGAGatcctccttcccaggctcccAGACCT GTACACCAACCTCCTGATACCAGAAGTCTGGTCCAGCAGACAGATGACCTGTTAACTCAGCTGTCTGAGGAAGTTGCCATTGATGAGCATTATAGACCAAGAGTCCAGCCTCAAG CTGTTAGTAGCCAAAGTTTGAATGATCTCAATCGGGAAAGTGAAGATTTTGTTTGTCTTGAAAATCTGGACCCAAAACAGctagaggaagagaagaataaacttctggcagaagctgctgctgagctgcggGAAGAGAACACTAGGCAGGAAAAGATCCTACAAGTTGCCAAGAGACTGGCAGCACTCAGAGGCGAGGACCCAGAGAAAG TTACACTGGAAACCTATAAACTGCCTGACAGTGATGAGGAAGTGGCTGAGGAGGAAGCCATTCGCAGAGTGCTAAAACAG CTTGCAGAGGAAGCAGCCCTGGATGAAGCAAGTGGATTCAACATTCCTCCAGATCAGACCACACAAGCAGGACCCTCACAACAGAACCTGTGTAAGAAAGCGAAGCAAAAG AGCCAGATTCCCACCACCACTGCTCTTGCCAGGGCAGATGACAGCGATGAGGATGAGTTACCCTGGTGCTGTATCTGCAACGAAGATGCCACTTTGCGCTGCCATGGCTGTGACGGGGACCTCTACTGCCAACGCTGTTTTCG ggAAGGCCATGATGAGTTTGACCTGAAGGACCACCACACCTCCCGCTATCAGCTTCCTTGCAAGTAG
- the LOC115334808 gene encoding embryonic protein UVS.2-like yields the protein MKYFLLPTHLAFLYSFALSKPVQIATRNNDLGSEIAVYEGDILLRRGRRSAINCESCLWPKSQDGLVKVPINISSDFSMTERSWIADALQEISTLTCVQFVNRTTETDYVYVERGQSCWSYFGKIGGRQAVGLVKNGCMDKGAIQHEMNHALGFIHEQARSDRDRFVKIMWEHIVAGEQGNFGKVNSKNLGLPYDYSSVMHYGAYDFSSTPGKPTIVPVPDPSVPIGQREGLSNLDVAKINKLYKCNCCSNVLPKSKGSFSSVNYPSPYPNNSNCLWLIRIRRSKIFLQFEAFDLQHSSDCSSDYIKIYNGNSKNSPVLLDKYCGKGPLPSLVASGSTMLVEFTSDESITATGFRASYNRVNCGDTFTESNGVITSPNYPNKYPKTQACFWVISSPVGYKISLKMLSFELEDSDRCIYDYLLIHDGSRPTSPAVGPYCGTEKVADFTSTGNFVLVEFHSDIVWELPGFVMSYTFGR from the exons GTAGTGAAATAGCTGTGTATGAAGGAGACATACTCTTGAGAAGAGGACGACGCAGTGCAATTAATTGTGAGAGTTGTTTATGGCCCAAGTCACAAGATGGACTAGTCAAGGTTCCAATTAACATCTCTTCTGATTTCT CAATGACAGAGAGGTCTTGGATTGCTGATGCTCTGCAAGAGATCTCCACATTGACCTGTGTGCAGTTTGTAAATCGCACTACAGAAACAGACTATGTGTATGTTGAACGTGGGCAGAG TTGCTGGTCTTACTTTGGAAAAATTGGAGGACGTCAAGCAGTAGGCCTGGTGAAAAATGGTTGCATGGATAAAGGAGCAATTCAGCACGAAATGAACCATGCACTGGGTTTCATCCACGAACAGGCACGGAGTGATCGGGACAGGTTTGTCAAGATTATGTGGGAACACATTGTGGCAG GAGAACAAGGGAACTTTGGAAAAGTGAATTCCAAAAATCTGGGCCTTCCCTATGACTACTCTTCAGTGATGCACTATGGCGC GTATGATTTCTCCAGCACTCCAGGGAAACCAACTATTGTACCAGTTCCTGACCCTTCTGTACCCATTGGGCAGAGAGAAGGGCTGAGTAACTTGGATGTAGCAAAAATCAACAAGCTCTACAAGTGCA ATTGCTGTAGCAATGTGTTGCCTAAATCCAAAGGCTCGTTCTCCTCTGTCAATTACCCATCCCCATACCCGAACAATAGCAACTGCCTGTGGTTGATCCGCATCCGTCGAAGTAAG ATTTTCCTGCAGTTTGAGGCTTTTGATCTCCAACACTCCTCAGACTGTTCTTCTGACTATATAAAAATTTACAATGGAAACAGCAAGAATTCCCCTGTCTTGCTGGACAAATACTGTGGGAAGGGACCACTGCCCTCCTTAGTGGCATCTGGATCAACAATGCTGGTAGAATTTACAAGTGACGAGAGCATTACAGCCACAGGATTCAGAGCCTCCTACAACAGGG TGAATTGTGGAGATACTTTCACAGAGTCAAATGGAGTCATCACCTCTCCAAACTACCCCAATAAATACCCCAAAACCCAGGCATGCTTCTGGGTCATCAGTTCTCCAGTAGGATACAAG ATATCTCTCAAAATGTTATCCTTTGAGCTGGAAGATAGTGACAGATGCATCTATGACTACTTGCTCATACATGATGGAAGCCGACCTACATCACCTGCAGTTGGCCCTTACTGTGGGACGGAGAAGGTTGCAGACTTTACTTCCACTGGGAACTTTGTGCTGGTTGAATTTCACAGTGATATAGTTTGGGAGTTGCCCGGATTTGTGATGAGTTATACATTTGGCAGGTAG